Genomic DNA from uncultured Acetobacterium sp.:
ATCTAATAAGGAGGATATTATGAACACAAATGCAATTGATGCAAACAAATCGCTGAATCAAAATGTTCAGGCGAAAGGCGTCACCCAAAATGCTGACGTCAAAGTTGATCCCAAAGCTGCAGATAAAGTCCAGCCAGTTGTCCAAAAACTCGACTCCATTGAACTCGGCACCGCAACTTCTGAAGACATTGGAACCTACACTGTCGATCGTAAAAAGATAGATGAAATCAAACAGGACTTTGGCCGTAATACTGAGTCATTCAAAAAAATGGTTGCCGCCATGATTGAAAAACAGGGACTGAAAGTCAATCAGGTTCTAAAAGATCTGGCTGAAGGTAAAGACGTTAAAATCACCGTCGATTCTGAAACTCAGGCAGCCGCTCAGGAAGCCATTTCAGAAGATGGCTATTTTGGCGTTAATAAAACATCCGAACGGATTGTGGATTTTGCCAAAGCGCTGTCCGGTGGTGATAAAAGTAAAATCGAAACGCTGCGAAATGCCTTTAAAGAAGGGTTTGAAAGCGCCAAAAAAGATTTTGGCGGGGAACTTCCCGACATCTCCCAACAAACTTATGATAAGGTTATGAAGGGCTTTGATGATTGGGCTAAGGAAGACAAATAATCTGGATCTTATCCCGGGATTATTGCCCATCTTAAATTGTTCGCATTAAATCTCCGGTAAAATTCTTAGTACAAAAAAGACAAGGGTTCAATTTCCCTTGTCTTTTTTATTGGCTTTTTATCGTTTTAATTTAAACTTCGAGATCATTTCTTTGAGTAACGGCTGCAATGGCGCCATTTTCATAAACCGGCGTCGCATATAAAATAACCGGCTCACCAGTAACCCAGGTGATTGTTATGTCTGAAGCCGTCGGGGTCCCCGCAACTGCACCTTTAAAATAACTCCGATCCGCAACATTAACGGTATCCCCTTTGACGTTTTGAGTGATGCCGTTGCCTGCCAGAACATAGGCGTCATAACCCGCCCTCGCTGCCTCGGCTTCTAAAAAAGCGACCCGCTGATTTTGCGGAATTGCAGCATCAAGCAGAATCGAATTTTGGGCCAAACTTTGCATGTACTGAAGCTCAGCATCTCGTTTGGCTTCGATATAATTTGCCTATACTTCTGCCATACTCATCAGTTGTTGCTGGGCATCCCCTTCAAGCACGCTTGTAAACTGATTGACCACAACCACTCCCAGAATACCTGTTACTACCAAAACGAGTGCAGTAAACATGGTGATTAGGCGTAACCTGATTGATTTCATGTATTTCCCCTTCCTTTTCCTAATTCTATAATATAGCTTCGCTCAACCTTCATTAGTTCACAAAGTATTTTATTGATGATTAGCTAAACAAACTCGCTGTATTAATATACCACTATTGGATAACTGATAAACGTTTTTACCTGAGTTCCCATTATTTATTGTTATTTTTTCGATATTTTCCCATGATAAGCTTTAGGCAAATAAAAACAATGGTTTAAATATAAAAAGGCAGGTAAAATACCTGTCTTTTTATATTTGCATCTTTTCACTTTGGTTATCTCACTAAACAACATTTCGATTGAGACCTCATATTTGACGCTAAATTAGTCGTTACAGACAAAAAAAACATCGTGATAAACTGGATTTTCTGTTAACACCTTTTCAGCGTAGGAGCAATAAGATATAATGCTCAAGCGGTTTTCTCTGGCGAATACCGCTGCCTTTTCCACCAGCTTGACGCCAAGTTCCTGCCCTCTGAGTTCTTTGGTCACATAGACATGCTCAATAATAAACACATCATTTTCAATATGATAATTTAATAAACCAATCGGTTCCTCTTCATTGGCCCCCATATAGAATTTATTTTTACTTTCATGAATGGTTTCCATGCTCTCCTCCGTTTCAAATTAATTATAGAAGCATCTATGGAACATCCTCAACTCGGTTTCTGCTATTATTTTTTGCCAAATACGAGAAATACCAAACCATTGAGACGATTGCTGATCAATAGTGCCGGTTCGGTTTAATATTGACCAATTATAGACGATATCATCTCCCCTTCTATTATCTTATTATAACGTCAGTTCAATAAAAAAGCGAAAGATTTCATCTGTGATTTTAAATTAAATCAGCCTGAACACCAATTGTTTAATCGGTTGCATTCATAAAGTAACCGTGTTATACTTTAAAGAAAGAATCATTTTAAATAACAGGAGAAAAAGATGGAAGCATTAAGTAAATTAAGTGACGTTGAACTCAAGAATAAACTGGCAAAATTGAAAGAAGATTTGGCGGATGTTGAAAATGAACGTAGCTTTATCTTTAAGCAATCCGGCATGCATGTATCCAGTGGTAAAATCGTAGCTCAAATGGAAGAATTCGATTCTGAATCAAAAAAACTTAAAGAATTCATCGCCGAATGTGATGAAGAAATTAATAGTCGTGGTCTCTAAACATGTGCAAGGGGTTTGTTAACCCCTTGTTTTCTTTTGTAAAGAATTCATTCGTTTGATTGGTCTATCTTTGCGGATCTCTGTTTCCACACGATTTCTGCCCCGTTCTTTCGCCCGATATAAAGCCAGATCGGACCGAAGCAATAATTCGTCAATGGTTTCTTCTTTTCGCAACTGAGCAACACCAAATGAACACGTCTTCTTCCCGACAACTTCAAAATCATGAGTGTCTACCATTTCCCTTAGTTTTTCTGCCAGTACTGTTGCCCCTACCAGATCAGTATCCGGACAAACAATCATAAATTCTTCGCCACCCCAGCGTCCGACAATATCGGTTTTTCGGACACCCTGACTTAAAATTTTTGTGACCGCAATTAATACCGTATCCCCGACAAGATGTCCATGTTGATCGTTAACCAATTTGAACATATCAATGTCCGCCATAATAATAGCAAGATTTTGTTTACTTAGACCAACCTGCTGCTTCTCTTTCATGAGAACCTCATCAATTTTGCGACGATTATAAAGTCCGGTAAGTTGATCTTTAATGGCCAAATCCTTTAATTCATTTTCCAATTCTTTACGCTCAGTAATATCGCGTTCAATATGAAGAACCCCGATTGCGTTTTTATCTTTATCCCGGAGGATATTGGCATTGGTTTCACAATAAAATTGACTGCCATCTTTTCGTACCATCAAATATTCTGCTGCTCCGGTTAAATGGCCATTGATCATTTCAGTAATGAAATAGATCGCCTTTTCATGATAGCTTTCATGCACAAACTCCATAATATTCCTGCCAATCAGCTCATCCGCAGAATCATATCCCCACATTGAAACAGTTTGTGCCGTAACAAATTCGACCATTCCGTCCATCGTTGAAATGGCAATCCCATCCGGTGATGTTTCAATAATGGTTTGCAGTTTTTCTTCACTTGCCCGAAGCGCTTCTTCTGCTTTTTTGCTCTCTGTTACGGTCCAGACCGCTTCCATCAAAAGTGTAATCTTAAGAATATCTGTTTCATCATAATCTGTTTCTTTATTGGCCAACCCGACTACGCTAACAATTTCTTCATTTTTGAAAATGGGAACGGTTAAGAATTTGGTCAGTTGAACATGCCCTTCCGGGCAACCCTTTTTCAACGGATTCTTCGCCTCAAAATCATTCACCACAATCGGTCGACGTTGTCGAACTGCTTCACCCCAGATTCCAGTTTTATCCAATTTATAGGTTGTTTGCATCTTTTCTATTTTACACGCTTGCATGACTTCTTCAGACCAGGTGTTAAGAATAAATTCTTTATATTCTTCATTGTAATGATAAATATAGCCGATTTTGCTGTTCGTTAATTCAATGGCTTGCTTAAGGGCGTAGTCCAGGAATTCTTGAATGGTTTCCGAAGGGTGCTGCAGAATATCAACTATTTTCAATAACCGGGCTTCATTTTCAAGAATTTTTTTATTAATGCGTTGCTTATCTTTTATTTCATTTTCGAAATTTTTAATTACACAATATCTCGCTAACTGATTATCGATCTTAGCCAGCACAACATCGTCATTAAATGGCAGCACTAAATAATCAGCCGCACCGGAAACCAGACTTTTCACTTGTATGTCAACTTCGTTTCGCTCTGAAAAAAGCATCACTGGGATATGCTGAGTTTGTTCTTTCATCTTGAGTTGTTTACAAATGGAGTAGTCTTTCATTTCTGGCAGCTGAAGATCAATGAGAATTAAATCAGGCTTTTCCAAATCAGATAGTTCAAGCGTCGTTTTTTCATCAATAGCAAAAAGCACCGTATATTTCACGCTTAAACGATCAACTAAATTTTCAATCTTTTCGACTGCCTTGCTGACTATCAGAATGCGCTGAATTGTGTCCGTATTCATTTTGATTTCCTCTCTTATTACGACTTACCATTCTTTTGCTAATGCTTCACTATTTTTTTTCATTTGGTTATATTCATTAATGCGCAACGATTTCCTGTATTTATGAATTATAATGAATTTAATATAAATATACCACACTTTTATCCAAAATAGCACCTGCCTATTTATTATCTTTTGCCTTTGCTGGCGAACACTCTGCTTTGCATTACTTAACCTTTAAAAACAACAATCATTGTTTTATCCCGGCACGATACGTTCGCGATAATCCGTTGCTACCATTCCTCATCTCGCTACGTTTATTAATTTCACATAAAAAAACAAAGCCTCGGAAAATTCCTTTGGCTTTGTTAATCAGGTAGCTTATTTAAATACTATCGATCTTCTTCTGTAGCGCCAGTGTTTGACTGATTATTTCTTCATCCAGATCATTGAAATCAATATAATCGCCGGTAACAATGTAGAAAACTGTTTCAAAAATATTGGTGGCATGATCGCCGATCCGTTCCAGATAACTGCCCACAAAAATGAAAACGGATCCCTGATGGATATTTTTAGTATTATCGATCATGTACGCCAGACAGTCATGGTGAATTTGTATATTCAGGGCGTCAATCTCATCCTCTAGATCAACAACTTCTCGTAGTCGACTGATATCTTCGTGAACAAAGGCCTGAATCGCCAGCTTTAGCAATTTTTGAGCCAATTCGCAAGCCCGGGGAATATCAACCAGTCGTTTCATATAGACCACATCTGACAATTCCAACACCCGTTTTGAAATATTCACTGCTAAATCGGCAATTCGTTCTAGATTAGTGATAATTTTATAAGTCGCTGCCAATCGTCGCAAATCGGTAGCAACCGGTCCCTGTGTTGCAATCACCTTACTTACAATCAGCTGAAGTTCAATTTCTTTGGCATCCACCAAATCATCCCGTTCAATCACTTCTTTTGCCAACTCATTATCTTTGCTTTTCAGCGCTAAAACAGAGTCAGACAACATTTTCTCGGTCAATGCTGACATCAGCAAGATCTCGTCTTTGATCATTCTTAATTCTTCGTTAAACTCTACTCGCATTATTTATATCTCCTTATCAACAAAACATCCATGATCTATTTCCCTATTATTATCAACCAAAACGTCCCGTAATGTAATCCTCTGTCCGTTTGTCATTGGGATTTGTGAAAATAATGGGTGTTTCGTTAAATTCAATCACCTCTCCCATCAGAAAGAAAGCCGTTTTATCAGAAATTCGCCCCGCTTGCTGCATGGAATGAGTCACAATAATGATGGTAAAGTCCTTTTTTAAACTTGACATCAAATCCTCAATTTTCGCCGTCGCAATGGGGTCCAGCGCTGAGGTTGGTTCATCCATCAGAATAACTTCCGGATTCATGGCAATGGTCCGGGCGATACAAAGTCGTTGCTGTTGACCACCGGATAATCCTAATGCCGATTTATTCAAGCGGTCCTTGACTTCTTCCCAAAGTGCCGCTTTTACCAGACTCTCTTTGACAAGGGTATCCAGTTGGGTTTTGTCTTTCATTCCCTGGCATTTGGGACCATAGGCAATGTTTTCATAAATACTCATGGGAAAGGGATTTGGTTTTTGAAAAACCATCCCTACCCGAGTTCGCAGATTGATGACATCAATATCACCGTTGATGTCTTTTTCATCAAAGAGGATTTCACCTTTGATCGTAACCCCATCAATGAGATCATTCATCCGGTTCAGGCAGCGTAAGAAGGTTGATTTACCGCAACCGGATGGTCCGATAAAAGCAGTAACCTCCTTTTCACCAATTTCCATATTGATTGATTTAAGGGCTTGAAAGTCGCCGTAAAACAAATCCAGATTTTTGGTATTAAACTTAATTTTTTTGTCCATATTACTCCTCATTTTTTATTAAAGACGTCCAACTTGTCTGAAGTGATACGGGACAAGATGTTCAGCACAATAACAATTACAATTATGACAATCCCGATGGCACAGGCCAGTTCAATGTTGCCTTCTTCTTTGGCGACATAATAAGCCTGCACGGTGAGGGTGCTGCCAGGTGAAAACAGCGTTCCCGGAATTTGTGAAACGGTTCCTGCCGTTAACAGTAGCGCCGCTGATTCTCCAACCACCCGGCCGATACTTAACAACACCGCTGTCGCAATCCCCGGAACTGCACATGGCAGTACCACTTTAAAGATGGTTTGCAGCTTGGTTGCTCCAAGCGCCAGTGATCCTTCCCGGAAAGCTATGGGTACTGTTTTTAAGGCTTCTTCAGTACTTCGGATGATAACCGGCAACAAGATGATGGCCACAGTCAGACTACCGGAGATCAGTGAAATTTGTAAGTTCAGTGCGACCACAAAGAACGCCATTCCGAACAAACCAAAAACGATTGAAGGAATTCCCGCTAAAGTTTCCGCCGCAAAACGGATGATATTGACAATTCTTCCCGGTTTTGCATATTCAGTTAAATAAATCGCCCCAAAAATACCAATTGGCAATGCAACCAACAGCGATATTAAGACCATATACAAGGTCGTAATAATATTTGATTTGATGCCCCCACCTGGTTGGACAACCTTAATTTTGAGATCACCGGATTGACTGCTGATGATCGATACCACTTCATCGAGCGTGAGATTTTCAAAGCTTTCGCCATTGATGCTTTCCAGAATAAAATCTGTTTTTATATTAATTGTTGCACCTGTTGAGTCCTTCGCATTAAGCAATGGGGAACCTTTTTCAATATATGATATTACGAACTGTTCTTTTTCTGAGGTATAATTCTTATATGAAATTTTGGAAACTGCTGCTCCGATATTTTCAATGTAAATTGGACCTTCAGTCAAAGTCTCGTACCGATCATCATAAGGTGTCTTTTTACTTAACGTGTCGGTGTCGATACTCATCGGTATTTCTTCCGACTGCGTAAATGCGTAAAAGACCTTTTCATTATAATCTCTTGTTAAAAAATCCCAATTGACCAAGCCAATCCCTTTGACAAAAATAAAACCCAGAATGAAAAGCAATACGCTCAAGGTAATCGCTGTTGCCAGATAAATGATTGATTTGACGATATTATCTTTTATTTTTCTGCTCATCTTAACTGCCTACCTTTTGCTTGACCAATTTATTCACCGTAAAATTGATAATCATAATAAAAATAAACAAAATTACGCCGGTTGAATAGAGAAGTTGTTGGTGAACACCTGAAGCATAACCCATTTCAAGTGCGATATTGGTTGTCAGTGGTCGAATTTGCGAAAAGATACTGGTTGGGATCCCCGCAATTGGATTTCCACAAACAAGCATAACCGCCATGGTTTCACCAATTGCCCGGCCAATTCCCAGGATGACGCCAGTCATAATTCCAGACCGGCCAGCTGGCAAGACTACTCTAAATATCGTTTGAACTTTAGATGCCCCCAATGCATACGATCCCTCACGATATTCTTTGGGAACAGCCGCAATGGATGTTTCGGCAATACTGACGACGGTTGGTAAAATCATAATTGCCAAAACAAAAACCGTTGCCAATAGTGACTCGCCTTGAGCAAAGGGTGATATTTTTAACACGTATGGAACAATGATTCCCAATCCAAAAATACCATATAAAACGGAAGGAATTCCTGCCAATAACTCAACCGCAAAGCGAATTGCTTTGCCGATTCGTGAACTTGCCATTTCTGAAATAAACACGGCCGTCAGAATGGCAATGGGGACGCCAATCAAAATAGCTCCGAAGGTTGCAAAAACCGAACCAACGATCATGTAGAAAATTCCATATAAATTTGAATCCGGCCGCCATTCGACGCCGCTCAAAAAATTCCAGAGTGGATAGCTATTTGTTACAAATGGTGCCAGCCCATTATAAAAAACAAAAAATGTGATGGCTAAAACACTTAAAACGGCTACCGAAGCACAGATGAGAAAAATGATTTCGACTATTTTTTCTTTTCTTTTTTTACGTTTTATCGCTTCCAAAAAAAGCTCCTTTTTATACCTTCCTATTCATATTTAACCGTGAAGGTAAATTTCCCAAAAATAGGCCCCCCGAAGGGGGCCTGGTTCTGTTTTCTTTAAATTACTTCGTTACTGTGATTCCGCCTTCATCGGTTACAATTTTTTGACCGTCAGCACTCATCAGGAAGTCAAGGAAAGCCAAGGTTGATTCGTCAGCTTTGGTTTTGTCATAAATAGCCAGGAACGGTCTTGATAACGGGTAGGTCTTATTTAAAACATTGTCAACACTCGCTTTAACACCATCCACATTAACTGCTGTTACTGTTTTATCAACAAAGGTCAATGAAACATAACCAATTGCATTGGCATTTCCTGCGATGGTTGTCTGAACATTTCCGTTACCTTCTTTAACAGTCGCATCAGCCTTTAATTTTCCGCTGAATCCGAGTAGTTCTTCAATGGCAGTTCTGGTACCTGAACCATCTTCACGAGAAACAACGACAATCGGTGCATCTGCTCCGCCAACTTCACTCCAATTGGTAACTGCACCAGTAAAAATTGATGTTAATTGCGCTTTGGTAAGATTGGTCACTTTGTTTGCGGGGTTAACAATTAACGCGATGCCATCATATGCAAAGACAAGTTCTGTTAAATTTCCTTTTTCTTCGGCTTTTAGATCTCTGGATGAACAACCAAATGAATAGGTGCCTGCAGTAGCTCCTTTGATACCATCTGAAGAGCCAGTACCACTGTAGGTAAATTTAACATCTGGGTTTAAGGCCGTAAACTCTGAACCGGCTGCATCGATAATCTTTTGAACCGATGTTGATCCACCACCATTGATCTCACCTGAAACCTTAGCTGCCGTCTTTGTCGATCCTGATGAACTACATCCTGCGAAGGTCATCACAGTCGCACCAACCAGCAGTGCTACTAATACATTTTTAAAACTTTTAGACATTTTTTTCTCCTTCAAATTTCCTTAATTTTCGTTGTTTGCATGGTTATCTTACCAAATAAAAAACCACAAAAGGTTTTGAGGAGGTAAAGAGATTGTTAAGAATGCGTTAAATCAGATTATCTTGCGGTAAGTTGAATTTAATAAAACTGAATTTATAAAAACAGGATTCTGATTTAGCAGAATCCTGTTTTTATAAATTAAAATCTTATTTTTTTAGTCGAAAATCTCCCGGACTAAAGCCTCAAATTCCCGATACATCGGCAAGTCATTTAGCGGTTTCAGGGCATCCAGAACACCTTTGTAATACCAGGCTTGTTTTTCTTTGCCTCTGACAAAAATATCCCAGACATCATCGCCGATTTTGGCGTAATCTGCTTTCACACTTCTCAGGTTTGCCAGCTTATCAGCGCAAGCCAACAGCTGCATGTCCCGGGTTGCTTCGTTCTTGAGAAAATCGATCGTGTTCTGTTTACGCTTTTCCCAGGGTAACAGTTTATTTTCGGAATCGGAAGCAACCAGATCAGCCACCGCATCGCCGAATTCTTTACGAATGGTTTCCAGACTGGTGTCCGTATCTTCTACGGTATCGTGAAGGAGACCCGCACAGATAAGGGCTTCGTTTTGCTCCGGATCGACGGCTTCTCCCAGAATTTTTGCGACCTCAAAGGGGTGCGTAATGTAGGGCAGCTGCGATCCCTTTCTGAAATGTCCGGTATGGGCTTTGGCTGAAAATTCAATGGCTTTGGGAATTGACATATGTGGGCCCTCCTTTGTTATTTATTCATTTGATTTAATTTATTAGTTAAGTTTTATTTGCATTTAGTCTTAATAGTATTTTATCATAAACCACCTGCATATGGGGTTCACTGACATAGTCTGGCAATTCCCTGATGGGAATCCATTTGACACCGCTGTTTTCGTCTGGCTTAATGGTGAGGGATTCACGCTCCGATGCCTGCAACAGATAGGCCACAGATAAATGTAAATGGGCGGAAACCGGCTGGTTATTTTTAATATGACCCAAAACCGGTAAAATATCCAATGACACAATTTTCTGATTATAAATGGTCACTTTTTTTAGCCCGGTTTCTTCCTTGGCTTCTTTAATTGCTACTTGACGCAAATCCGTTTCTCCGTCGGCATGACCACCAGTCCAGGACCAGGAATCGTAGATATTATGGTAAATCATTAACAGTTTATCCTTTGAGTCATTCAAAATCAAGGATGAACTTGTCAAATGGGCGATTTTATTTTCCCGCAGCAAGACATTCTCGGGATAATTTTTAATAAAGTTTAGGATGGTTTGTTGATCGCACTGCTCCTGCTTAGATCCCGGCTTGAATTGTGAAATAGCCGTTAAGTAATTCATAAGTCACCCCTGGATTTTAGTAAAATCGCCGAATTGGTTTCTTGCGGGCAACCGTTACTGGTTTGTCCTCAGCTAATGTCACTTTTCGGGGACGTCCTTTGATGTTTCGGGTTTGGAGTTCTTTTAAAACCTGGTCACCCTTATTATTTAAAATCTCCACAAAAGTAGACACATCCAGGATTGTGATCACCCCAATATCTGCGGCGGTCATACCTTCCAAATTACACAGGGTACCGACAATATCCACCGGCCGCATCTTGGTTTTTTTACCGGCATTGATGTGGATCTTCATAATCTCTTTCGTCAGATCATGGGCCTTGTCCCGCTTTTCTTCCGGTTTTTCCTGAAGTTTTTCCATAAAAGCGGGTTTTAAAGAATGCACTATCGCCAGAGTGGGACATTCCTTTTCGATGATTTCTTTATTGGTATAGTTTTCGATATCGCGGAATAGTCGGCCTTCTTTTGAAGAAACCAGGGTAATAGCCTTGCCAGTAGTTCCCCGACGGCCGGTTCGGCCGATGCGATGGACATAGGTTTCCTTTTCCCAGGGGACATCAAAGTTAATCACCAGCGAAATTTCATGAACATCAATGCCTCGAGCCGCCACATCGGTGGCGATGAGATAACGGAATGCACCTTTTTTAAAGCGCTGCATTACCAGGGTACGGTCATCCTGCTCCATACCGCCGTGAATCTTTTCACAGGCCCGATTGTCTTTTCCGAGCAGATTATAAATGGCATTCACCATTTCCTGGGTATTGCAGAAAATAATACAGCTGTCGGGATTTTCCACCACCAGCACATCTTTTAAGATATCCAGCTTATCGTCATTTCCGGTTTTGTAAACAATTTGTTCAATGGCATCCGTTCGCTTGACTTCAGCCTCAATCTCAATGACCTGAGGATCATTCATATATTTTTTTGACAGTTTTTGGATTTCATTTTCCAGCGTGGCCGAAAACAACATGGTCACCCGATTTTTCGGCAATTCATTGATAATTTCCTCAACCTGATCGATAAAGCCCATGTTTAACATCTCATCTGCTTCATCGATAACCAGATATTTAATTTCATCGGTAATGAAAGTTCCCCGCTCGATATGATCCATGACTCGACCAGGCGTTCCAACCACAACATGGGTTTTCTGTTTTAGTTCTTTTTCCTGTCGTCGGATCGGTGATTTTCCATAAAGTGCCGACACCTTCACCCGCTTGAATCGGCCGATGTTAAAAATGTCTTCATGAACCTGCAGCGCCAGTTCCCGGGTGGGTGTCAACACCAGTGCTTGGGGCTTATTTTCTTCCCAATCCAGCAGCTCGCAGATGGGGATCCCAAAGGCGGCGGTTTTTCCGCTACCGGTTTGAGCCTTACAGAGAATGTCTTTTTGTTCCAGGGCAATCGGAATAACCGCTTCCTGAACCTTGGTGGGGGTCTCAAAATTTAATTTTTCGATGGCTTTTAACAGCTCATCACTGAGTTTGTATTGGTTAAAATTACTGTTTGTCATTATTTATTCTTCAACTTTCTTATTTTCTTATATTTATTCGCTCATTTAAAAAAGCTGTATCTACTGGGAATTCACAGAAGATACAGCCAACATTATTCCTTGCATTAATTTTTTATTATATTACAAAATCGTTAATAAATCAATCTATTTTTTCTTATTCAAAATTGATACTCTACTTTTAGATCACTTTTGGATATTTTCATTGATAATGACAATTTCCGAGGATTCTTTTCTCCAATCCTTTCGATTCTTATTTGTAAAAAAGAAGAGGCTATACACCATTCCGATTAGCATAAAGGCTGTTACTCCCAAAAATGTCACTTGAAAATTGAATCGCTCAATAACGATTCCCCAAGCTGCGCCGCCTAAACCATATCCTAAATCCATTGACAGCCAAAATGTGGCACTGGCTGCTCCGCGCCTATTTCCATCGACATTTTTCAATGCGCTTGTGTTCAAAACGGTGGTAGTTATGCCAATACAAAAACCATACGCTGCGCCAATACATATAAAAGCAATTTGGTTTGATACAAATATCATCGCCACTGTTGAAAAAATACCGCATATGAAACCAGCGGTCAATGTCGGGACAGCTCCATATTTATCAAACAGTTT
This window encodes:
- a CDS encoding NUDIX hydrolase, translated to MNYLTAISQFKPGSKQEQCDQQTILNFIKNYPENVLLRENKIAHLTSSSLILNDSKDKLLMIYHNIYDSWSWTGGHADGETDLRQVAIKEAKEETGLKKVTIYNQKIVSLDILPVLGHIKNNQPVSAHLHLSVAYLLQASERESLTIKPDENSGVKWIPIRELPDYVSEPHMQVVYDKILLRLNANKT
- a CDS encoding GNAT family N-acetyltransferase; translation: METIHESKNKFYMGANEEEPIGLLNYHIENDVFIIEHVYVTKELRGQELGVKLVEKAAVFARENRLSIISYCSYAEKVLTENPVYHDVFFVCND
- a CDS encoding phosphate ABC transporter substrate-binding protein, encoding MSKSFKNVLVALLVGATVMTFAGCSSSGSTKTAAKVSGEINGGGSTSVQKIIDAAGSEFTALNPDVKFTYSGTGSSDGIKGATAGTYSFGCSSRDLKAEEKGNLTELVFAYDGIALIVNPANKVTNLTKAQLTSIFTGAVTNWSEVGGADAPIVVVSREDGSGTRTAIEELLGFSGKLKADATVKEGNGNVQTTIAGNANAIGYVSLTFVDKTVTAVNVDGVKASVDNVLNKTYPLSRPFLAIYDKTKADESTLAFLDFLMSADGQKIVTDEGGITVTK
- the pstB gene encoding phosphate ABC transporter ATP-binding protein PstB, with the translated sequence MDKKIKFNTKNLDLFYGDFQALKSINMEIGEKEVTAFIGPSGCGKSTFLRCLNRMNDLIDGVTIKGEILFDEKDINGDIDVINLRTRVGMVFQKPNPFPMSIYENIAYGPKCQGMKDKTQLDTLVKESLVKAALWEEVKDRLNKSALGLSGGQQQRLCIARTIAMNPEVILMDEPTSALDPIATAKIEDLMSSLKKDFTIIIVTHSMQQAGRISDKTAFFLMGEVIEFNETPIIFTNPNDKRTEDYITGRFG
- a CDS encoding DEAD/DEAH box helicase encodes the protein MTNSNFNQYKLSDELLKAIEKLNFETPTKVQEAVIPIALEQKDILCKAQTGSGKTAAFGIPICELLDWEENKPQALVLTPTRELALQVHEDIFNIGRFKRVKVSALYGKSPIRRQEKELKQKTHVVVGTPGRVMDHIERGTFITDEIKYLVIDEADEMLNMGFIDQVEEIINELPKNRVTMLFSATLENEIQKLSKKYMNDPQVIEIEAEVKRTDAIEQIVYKTGNDDKLDILKDVLVVENPDSCIIFCNTQEMVNAIYNLLGKDNRACEKIHGGMEQDDRTLVMQRFKKGAFRYLIATDVAARGIDVHEISLVINFDVPWEKETYVHRIGRTGRRGTTGKAITLVSSKEGRLFRDIENYTNKEIIEKECPTLAIVHSLKPAFMEKLQEKPEEKRDKAHDLTKEIMKIHINAGKKTKMRPVDIVGTLCNLEGMTAADIGVITILDVSTFVEILNNKGDQVLKELQTRNIKGRPRKVTLAEDKPVTVARKKPIRRFY
- a CDS encoding diguanylate cyclase — translated: MNTDTIQRILIVSKAVEKIENLVDRLSVKYTVLFAIDEKTTLELSDLEKPDLILIDLQLPEMKDYSICKQLKMKEQTQHIPVMLFSERNEVDIQVKSLVSGAADYLVLPFNDDVVLAKIDNQLARYCVIKNFENEIKDKQRINKKILENEARLLKIVDILQHPSETIQEFLDYALKQAIELTNSKIGYIYHYNEEYKEFILNTWSEEVMQACKIEKMQTTYKLDKTGIWGEAVRQRRPIVVNDFEAKNPLKKGCPEGHVQLTKFLTVPIFKNEEIVSVVGLANKETDYDETDILKITLLMEAVWTVTESKKAEEALRASEEKLQTIIETSPDGIAISTMDGMVEFVTAQTVSMWGYDSADELIGRNIMEFVHESYHEKAIYFITEMINGHLTGAAEYLMVRKDGSQFYCETNANILRDKDKNAIGVLHIERDITERKELENELKDLAIKDQLTGLYNRRKIDEVLMKEKQQVGLSKQNLAIIMADIDMFKLVNDQHGHLVGDTVLIAVTKILSQGVRKTDIVGRWGGEEFMIVCPDTDLVGATVLAEKLREMVDTHDFEVVGKKTCSFGVAQLRKEETIDELLLRSDLALYRAKERGRNRVETEIRKDRPIKRMNSLQKKTRG
- a CDS encoding HD domain-containing protein; its protein translation is MSIPKAIEFSAKAHTGHFRKGSQLPYITHPFEVAKILGEAVDPEQNEALICAGLLHDTVEDTDTSLETIRKEFGDAVADLVASDSENKLLPWEKRKQNTIDFLKNEATRDMQLLACADKLANLRSVKADYAKIGDDVWDIFVRGKEKQAWYYKGVLDALKPLNDLPMYREFEALVREIFD
- the pstC gene encoding phosphate ABC transporter permease subunit PstC, producing the protein MEAIKRKKRKEKIVEIIFLICASVAVLSVLAITFFVFYNGLAPFVTNSYPLWNFLSGVEWRPDSNLYGIFYMIVGSVFATFGAILIGVPIAILTAVFISEMASSRIGKAIRFAVELLAGIPSVLYGIFGLGIIVPYVLKISPFAQGESLLATVFVLAIMILPTVVSIAETSIAAVPKEYREGSYALGASKVQTIFRVVLPAGRSGIMTGVILGIGRAIGETMAVMLVCGNPIAGIPTSIFSQIRPLTTNIALEMGYASGVHQQLLYSTGVILFIFIMIINFTVNKLVKQKVGS
- the phoU gene encoding phosphate signaling complex protein PhoU → MRVEFNEELRMIKDEILLMSALTEKMLSDSVLALKSKDNELAKEVIERDDLVDAKEIELQLIVSKVIATQGPVATDLRRLAATYKIITNLERIADLAVNISKRVLELSDVVYMKRLVDIPRACELAQKLLKLAIQAFVHEDISRLREVVDLEDEIDALNIQIHHDCLAYMIDNTKNIHQGSVFIFVGSYLERIGDHATNIFETVFYIVTGDYIDFNDLDEEIISQTLALQKKIDSI